In Mangifera indica cultivar Alphonso chromosome 1, CATAS_Mindica_2.1, whole genome shotgun sequence, a single genomic region encodes these proteins:
- the LOC123193115 gene encoding disease resistance protein At4g27190-like translates to MEVAASIISSILVPACGSLCSSTYPTIRNTSKIQSNIDALEKERKNLVDLREDIKGQLALAEKEEKLPTLQVQNWLKEVEDFTLEVEMMKEVMEANKKRLGGCLCSCSLRIRLGEEVARSLKKVKRLIVDGSFPNGLLTDNYAAKRVEPVPGPSIQDQTTASKNLAKLMKLLDDDGVRRIGIWGMGGVGKTTLVKNLNNCLLKDDSRQPSRMVMWTTVSKVLDLKRVQAQIAERLNLVVKMEESEQQLSIRLYKRLLKENNFLLILDDVWETIDLDCLGIPRPEEHAGSKIILTTRNLDVCRAMKTDVEVRVDVLGDEESWKLFSQNAAEVASSDYIKPFAEAISKECKGLPLAIITMGTAMRGKTMVKPWKHALNELRRSVPCIKGLKITSTSL, encoded by the coding sequence ATGGAAGTAGCAGCTTCAATCATAAGTTCCATTCTGGTACCAGCCTGCGGCTCTCTTTGTAGCTCAACCTACCCCACCATCCGCAACACCTCaaaaatccaatcaaatatCGATGCTTTGGAAAAGGAGAGGAAGAATCTAGTCGATCTTAGAGAAGACATCAAGGGTCAACTCGCATTAgctgagaaagaagaaaagttgCCAACACTTCAAGTGCAAAATTGGTTAAAAGAAGTTGAAGATTTTACACTTGAAGTGGAAATGATGAAAGAAGTTATGGAAGCCAACAAGAAGAGACTCGGTGGATGTTTGTGTAGTTGCAGTCTGCGCATTAGACTTGGTGAGGAAGTGGCAAGGTCGCTCAAGAAGGTGAAAAGGCTTATTGTCGATGGAAGTTTCCCCAATGGTCTATTGACCGACAATTATGCTGCAAAGCGTGTAGAGCCTGTCCCTGGACCTTCAATCCAAGATCAAACAACAGCATCAAAAAATTTGGCCAAACTTATGAAACTTCTGGATGATGATGGTGTCCGGAGAATTGGCATCTGGGGTATGGGTGGAGTTGGAAAGACAACTCTTGTTAAGAACCTGAATAATTGTCTCCTGAAAGATGACTCAAGGCAGCCTTCTCGCATGGTGATGTGGACTACAGTCTCCAAGGTTTTGGATCTAAAACGAGTTCAAGCGCAAATAGCTGAGAGATTGAATTTGGTGGTGAAAATGGAAGAAAGTGAGCAGCAACTAAGCATTCGTCTATATAAAAGACTTCTGAAGGAGAACAACTTTCTTCTCATCTTGGATGACGTTTGGGAGACGATTGATTTGGACTGTTTGGGTATTCCGCGGCCTGAAGAGCATGCAGGTTCAAAGATCATACTGACAACTAGAAACTTAGATGTTTGTCGGGCCATGAAGACTGATGTTGAAGTTAGAGTGGATGTTCTTGGTGATGAAGAGTCCTGGAAATTGTTTAGTCAAAATGCCGCTGAAGTAGCCAGTTCAGATTACATCAAACCATTCGCTGAGGCAATTTCTAAAGAATGTAAGGGGTTGCCTTTGGCTATCATAACCATGGGAACAGCCATGAGAGGAAAGACAATGGTCAAGCCATGGAAGCATGCTCTGAATGAGTTGCGAAGATCAGTGCCATGTATCAAAGGCTTGAAGATAACGTCTACAAGCCTGTAA
- the LOC123193184 gene encoding (E)-beta-farnesene synthase-like, translating to MSSTQISAAATSPPKPVRPTANFLPTIWGNQFLKDDSEFKKIDPKTQEEYEKLKEEVRRMIMDNTDHTSLQKLNLIDTTQKVCVAYNFEEEIEDALQKIYKDCDIDHYNDLHTVSVYFRLLRQQGIMVSCDVFKKFKDENGKFKSSLINDVQGMLNLYEAAQFTIPGEDILDEALAFTTTQLKSLASCVSPEAAEEINHALKCPIRKSVPKLEARFFMSIYPRDEPHNKTLLKFAKLDYNLLQVRHQKQLNEILRWWKTTGFTKELPYIRDRIVEEYFWVLGMYNYEPKYAYGIRKLTEVFSMQILLDDTFDSYGTLEELTLFTEAIRRWDIDAIDTLPDYMKFIYKTLFDILGAIEEDMTREGRPYGISYTKKLVQRVIEAYYTEAVWFNKGYVPTFKEYMDVALETASCRLIISIPFIALCATEEDFEWLCSDQKIITAVDIISRLLDDKASHRFEQKRGHVPSAVECYMKQHGVSEDEAIRVILEQVADAWKDLNEAMLKPTPISMPLLERIHHYVCTMEFMYKDDLDIDAFSDSSKIKDQVASVLRDPII from the exons atgtcGTCTACCCAGATTTCAGCTGCTGCAACTTCACCACCCAAACCTGTTCGTCCCACTGCTAATTTCCTTCCCACGATATGGGGGAACCAGTTCCTCAAAGATGATTCTGAATTCAAG AAAATTGATCCCAAAACTCAagaagaatatgaaaaattgaaagaagagGTAAGAAGGATGATAATGGATAATACAGATCATACGTCACTTCAGAAATTGAACTTGATTGATACAACACAAAAAGTATGTGTGGCTTATAACTTTGAAGAAGAGATAGAAGATGCTttgcaaaaaatttataaagattgTGACATTGACCATTACAATGATTTGCACACTGTTTCTGTGTATTTTCGACTTCTTCGACAACAAGGAATAATGGTTTCTTGCG AtgtgtttaaaaagtttaaagatgaaaatgggAAATTCAAGTCATCCTTAATTAATGATGTTCAAGGAATGCTAAATTTGTATGAGGCAGCACAGTTCACCATTCCTGGCGAAGATATTCTGGATGAAGCCCTCGCTTTCACAACCACCCAACTTAAGTCATTAGCATCTTGTGTAAGCCCTGAAGCTGCAGAAGAAATAAATCATGCTTTGAAATGTCCTATTCGTAAGAGCGTACCAAAGCTTGAGGCAAGATTTTTCATGTCTATCTATCCAAGAGATGAGCCTCACAATAAAACGCTACTTAAATTTGCGAAGCTGGATTATAACTTACTGCAAGTGAGGCACCAGAAGCAACTCAATGAAATCTTACG gtggtggaaaacTACAGGGTTTACTAAAGAGCTTCCTTACATTAGGGACAGAATTGTGGAGGAATACTTTTGGGTCTTGGGAATGTATAACTATGAGCCAAAATATGCATATGGGATAAGAAAATTGACTGAAGTTTTCTCTATGCAAATCCTCTTAGATGATACATTCGATTCATATGGTACACTTGAAGAACTCACACTCTTTACAGAAGCAATTAGAAg atgGGACATTGACGCCATAGATACACTTCCAGACTACATGAAATTCATTTACAAGACACTCTTTGATATTTTGGGCGCAATTGAGGAAGATATGACTCGGGAAGGAAGACCATATGGCATAAGTTATACAAAAAAGTTG GTGCAACGAGTGATAGAAGCATATTATACTGAAGCCGTATGGTTCAATAAAGGTTATGTTCCAACATTTAAGGAATATATGGATGTTGCACTGGAAACGGCTAGCTGCCGATTGATAATATCAATTCCCTTCATTGCCTTGTGTGCAACGGAAGAGGATTTTGAGTGGTTGTGCTCTGATCAAAAGATTATAACAGCAGTAGATATTATCAGCAGACTCTTGGATGACAAAGCATCACACAGG TTTGAGCAAAAGAGAGGACATGTTCCTTCGGCTGTTGAATGCTACATGAAGCAACATGGTGTTTCAGAAGACGAGGCAATTAGGGTGATTCTTGAGCAAGTTGCAGACGCTTGGAAAGATTTGAATGAGGCCATGCTTAAACCAACTCCTATATCGATGCCTCTGCTTGAACGGATTCACCACTATGTTTGTACTATGGAATTTATGTACAAGGATGATCTTGATATTGATGCCTTCAGTGACTCTTCTAAAATTAAAGACCAAGTTGCCTCAGTGCTTAGGGACCCAATAATTTGA
- the LOC123193988 gene encoding cytochrome P450 71D11-like, whose protein sequence is MEFIFPSLSILLSFLLFVFMVMKLSKRFKTNDGSFNLPPGPPKLPFIGNLHQLLAMGSLPHRALRDLAQKYGPFMHLQLGELSTIVVSSPEYAEQVMKTHDAIFASRPYNEAASIMTYECTDIAFSPYGDYLRKIRKICTSELLSPKQVQSFRFLREEEVFNLVDSIASKGGSVINLTEAIFSSSYGVTSRAAFGKNCKDKESFIAVIKESTKLLGGFNIPDVFPSIKLLQSISGIKSKLEKIHQEADRILENIVNEHKMPYKSEGDKDLVDVLLKLQENSDPQFSLTPKNIKAIILDIFSAGSETSATVIDWAFCEMIKNPTLMRKVQTEVRDVFNTKGKVDETGISEMKFLKLVIKETMRLHPPAPLLIPRECGESCEINGFNVPVKSRVIVNAWAIGRDPKYWSEPENFNPERFIDSAIDFRGTHFEFIPFGAGRRICPGISFGMANVELPLAMLLYHFDWKLPGGMKNQDLDMTESFGVSTKRKDDLCLIPIPYHS, encoded by the exons ATGGAGTTCATATTCCCCTCCTTGTCAATCCTTCTCAGCTTTCTTCTTTTCGTCTTCATGGTGATGAAGCTTAGCAAAAGATTTAAAACTAATGACGGATCTTTCAATCTCCCTCCAGGGCCACCGAAATTACCTTTTATTGGAAATCTTCACCAGCTTCTCGCTATGGGGTCTCTACCTCATCGTGCACTAAGAGATTTGGCCCAGAAATATGGACCCTTTATGCACCTACAGCTGGGAGAACTTTCTACTATTGTTGTTTCTTCCCCAGAGTATGCTGAACAAGTGATGAAAACTCATGACGCTATATTTGCTTCAAGGCCTTACAATGAAGCAGCAAGTATTATGACTTATGAATGTACTGATATAGCCTTTTCACCATATGGTGATTACTTGAGAAAGATAAGGAAAATTTGCACGTCGGAGCTTTTAAGCCCGAAACAAGTACAATCTTTTCGATTTTTAAGAGAAGAAGAGGTGTTTAATCTCGTAGATTCGATTGCTTCAAAAGGAGGATCAGTGATTAACCTCACTGAAGCAATTTTCTCATCATCATATGGTGTCACTTCAAGGGCAGCCTTTGGCAAAAATTGCAAGGATAAAGAGTCATTTATAGCGGTTATCAAAGAGTCTACGAAATTGCTAGGAGGTTTTAATATCCCCGATGTCTTTCCTTCCATCAAACTGCTCCAATCGATCAGTGGAATCAAGTCAAAACTTGAGAAGATACATCAAGAAGCTGATAGAATACTTGAAAATATTGTCAATGAACATAAAATGCCATACAAGAGTGAAGGAGATAAAGATTTGGTTGATGTTCTGCTAAAGCTTCAAGAGAATAGTGATCCTCAATTTTCTTTAACTCCCAAGAACATTAAAGCAATAATTTTG GATATTTTTAGTGCTGGAAGTGAAACATCGGCTACTGTAATTGATTGGGCATTTTGTGAGATGATAAAAAATCCAACACTGATGAGAAAAGTACAAACTGAGGTGAGGGATGTGTTTAATACAAAAGGGAAGGTTGATGAAACAGGCATTAGTGAAATGAAATTCTTGAAGCTAGTAATAAAAGAGACTATGAGATTACATCCTCCCGCCCCGCTGTTAATTCCAAGGGAATGTGGAGAAAGCTGTGAGATCAATGGATTCAACGTGCCTGTCAAATCCAGAGTCATTGTTAATGCATGGGCCATCGGAAGGGATCCAAAATATTGGTCTGAACCTGAGAACTTTAATCCAGAGAGGTTTATTGATAGTGCTATTGACTTTAGGGGGACTCATTTCGAATTCATCCCATTTGGCGCTGGACGGAGGATATGCCCGGGAATTTCATTCGGCATGGCCAATGTTGAGCTTCCTCTAGCAATGTTGCTATACCATTTTGACTGGAAACTTCCTGGTGGAATGAAGAATCAAGATTTGGACATGACTGAGTCATTTGGTGTCAGCACAAAGAGAAAAGATGATTTATGTTTGATTCCCATTCCTTATCATTCATAG
- the LOC123194403 gene encoding cytochrome P450 71D11-like, whose product MEFACPSLPILLSFLLFVFMVMKIGKRFKTNDGTLNLPPGPLKLPFIGNLHQLVAMGSLPHRALRDLAKKYGPFMHLQLGELSTIVVSSREYAEQVMKTHDVVFASRPYNEAISVMTYHQSDIVFSPYGDYWRKVKKISKTELLSTIQVESFRPLRGEEASNLINSIASKAGSVINLTEVIFSSTYGVTSRAAFGKKCKDKESFKSVINDAIKLLGGFDVTDLFPSIKLLQYITGIKSKIEKLHQEADKIVENIVNEHKMSDKSEREADLVDVLLKFQEYGDDPQFSLTAENIKAIIFDVFTAGSETSATVTDWAFCELIKNSTLMRKAHAEVREVFNTKGKVDETSMSETKFLKLIIKETLRLHSAAPLLIPRECREQCEINGFNIPAKTKVIVNAWAIGRDPNYWIEPESFIPERFVDSAIDYKGTNFELIPFGAGRRICPGILFGLASVEFHLANLLYHFDWKLPEGMTNQDLDMTESSGLTVRRKDDLCLIPIPYHP is encoded by the exons ATGGAGTTTGCATGCCCCTCCTTGCCAATCCTTCTCAGCTTTCTTCTTTTCGTCTTCATGGTGATGAAAATAGGGAAAAGATTTAAAACCAACGATGGAACTTTAAATCTCCCTCCAGGGCCGTTGAAATTACCTTTTATTGGAAATCTTCACCAGCTTGTTGCTATGGGGTCTCTTCCTCATCGTGCACTAAGAGATTTGGCCAAGAAATATGGACCCTTTATGCACCTACAGCTGGGAGAACTTTCTACTATTGTTGTGTCTTCGCGGGAGTACGCTGAACAAGTGATGAAAACTCATGACGTCGTATTTGCTTCAAGGCCTTATAACGAAGCAATCAGTGTCATGACTTATCATCAAAGCGATATAGTCTTTTCACCATATGGTGATTACTGGAGAAAGGTAAAGAAAATCAGTAAGACGGAGCTTTTAAGCACAATACAAGTCGAATCTTTCCGACCTTTGAGAGGAGAAGAGGCTTCTAATCTCATAAATTCGATTGCTTCAAAAGCAGGATCAGTGATCAACCTCACCGAGGTAATTTTCTCATCCACATATGGAGTCACTTCAAGGGCGGCTTTTGGCAAAAAATGCAAAGATAAAGAATCATTCAAATCCGTCATAAATGATGCTATAAAATTGCTAGGAGGTTTTGATGTAACGGATTTGTTTCCTTCCATCAAACTGCTCCAATATATTACTGGAATCAAGTCGAAAATCGAGAAACTGCATCAAGAAGCTGATAAAATAGTTGAAAACATTGTGAATGAACATAAGATGTCTGACAAGAGTGAAAGAGAGGCAGATTTGGTTGACGTTCTCCTGAAGTTTCAAGAGTATGGTGATGATCCTCAATTTTCTTTAACAGCCGAGAACATCAAAGCAATCATCTTT GACGTTTTTACTGCCGGTAGTGAGACATCTGCTACTGTAACAGATTGGGCATTCTGTGAactgataaaaaattcaacGTTAATGAGAAAGGCACATGCTGAGGTGAGGGAAGTGTTCAATACCAAAGGGAAGGTTGATGAAACGAGCATGAGTGAAACGAAGTTCTTGAAGCTAATAATAAAAGAGACTTTGAGATTACATTCTGCTGCTCCTTTGTTGATTCCAAGAGAATGTAGAGAACAGTGTGAGATTAATGGATTCAACATACCAGCCAAAACCAAAGTCATTGTTAACGCATGGGCCATCGGAAGGGATCCAAACTATTGGATTGAACCTGAGAGCTTTATTCCAGAGAGGTTCGTTGATAGTGCTATTGACTATAAGGGGACTAATTTTGAGTTAATTCCATTTGGCGCTGGGAGGAGGATTTGCCCTGGAATTTTATTTGGTCTGGCCAGTGTTGAGTTTCATTTGGCGAATTTGTTGTACCATTTTGATTGGAAACTTCCTGAGGGAATGACAAATCAAGACCTGGATATGACAGAGTCCTCTGGTTTGACCGTAAGAAGaaaagatgatttatgcttgATTCCCATTCCTTACCATCCATAA
- the LOC123219339 gene encoding disease resistance protein At4g27190: MEVAASIISSILAPACGSLCSSTYPTIFNTAKIQSNIDALEKEMKNLVDLREDIKGQLALAEKEEKLLKLQVQNWLKEVEDFTLEVEMMKEVMEANKKRLGGCLCSCSLRIRFGEEVARSLKKVKRLIVDGSFPNGLLTDNYAAKRVEPVPGPSIRDQTTASKNLAKLMKLLDDDGVRRIGIWGMGGVGKTTLVKNLNNCLLKDDSRQPSRMVMWTTVSKVLDLKRVQAQIAERLNLVVKMEESEQQLSIRLYKRLLKENNFLLILDDVWETIDLDCLGIPRPEEHAGSKIILTSRNLDVCRAMKTDVEVRVDVLGDEESWKLFSQNAGEVASSDYIKPFAEAISKECKGLPLAIITMGTAMRGKTMVKLWKHALNELRRSVPCIKGIEDNVYKPVKWSYDSLEDKKIKSCFLYCSLFPEDFSIEVDELVWCWLAEGLLEEQENYEDSINRGIALIESLKDNCLLENGHHKGTVKMHDVVRDVAIWIAYSLETTCKSLVRSGAGLSEISEIEFLNSLRRVSFMNNKITRLPDCEIQCSETLSLLLQGNLPLDRVPQRFLQGFPSLRVLNLSGTRIQSLPLSLLQLHDLRSLILRGCYYLENLPPLGGLSKLQVLDVCATSIRELPRGIEELSNIRQLNLSRTHYLKTIQEGIISSLTSLEILDMTLSNYHWGLKGEVEEGETSFEELGCLERLLILSIRLKGLPPPGSEGLTWINRLKRFQFFIGPTANSLPTKHDKRRVTIGSLDLSGEWVGWFLTNASSFILNHCWGLNEMLETLVIYSVDQFTGLKSLTIASSNSSLRPEGGCAAHYDLLPNLEELHLHDLTYLESISGLVGHLGLRFLRLKSMVVTHCPRLKYLLACGGFILDLPNLELIRVNFCNNLVELFHYYSEQRFPPEPVVPKLQTLELKYLPKLRNLCRHNEPWQSLEHIEVIKCNLLRKLPLVDQNANGIREIKGELQWWSQLDFDQDTRSSLQPIFRQADMELKPMEMQKIDGTVLYH; the protein is encoded by the coding sequence ATGGAAGTAGCAGCTTCAATCATAAGTTCCATTCTGGCACCGGCCTGCGGCTCTCTTTGTAGCTCAACCTACCCCACCATCTTCAACACCGCaaaaatccaatcaaatatCGATGCTTTAGAAAAGGAGATGAAGAATCTAGTCGATCTTAGAGAAGACATCAAGGGTCAACTTGCATTAgctgagaaagaagaaaagttgCTAAAACTTCAAGTGCAAAATTGGTTAAAAGAAGTTGAAGATTTTACACTTGAAGTTGAAATGATGAAAGAAGTTATGGAAGCCAACAAGAAGAGACTCGGTGGATGTTTGTGCAGTTGCAGTCTGCGCATTAGATTTGGTGAGGAAGTGGCAAGGTCGCTCAAGAAGGTGAAAAGGCTTATTGTCGATGGAAGTTTCCCCAATGGTCTATTGACCGACAATTATGCTGCAAAGCGTGTAGAGCCTGTCCCTGGACCTTCAATCCGAGATCAAACAACAGCATCAAAAAATTTGGCCAAACTTATGAAACTTCTGGATGATGATGGTGTCCGGAGAATTGGCATCTGGGGTATGGGTGGAGTTGGAAAGACAACTCTTGTTAAGAACCTGAATAATTGTCTCCTGAAAGATGACTCAAGGCAGCCTTCTCGCATGGTGATGTGGACTACAGTCTCCAAGGTTTTGGATCTAAAACGAGTTCAAGCGCAAATAGCTGAGAGATTGAATTTGGTGGTGAAAATGGAAGAAAGCGAGCAGCAACTAAGCATTCGTCTATATAAAAGACTTCTGAAGGAGAACAACTTTCTTCTCATCTTGGATGATGTTTGGGAGACGATTGATTTGGACTGTTTGGGTATTCCGCGGCCTGAAGAGCATGCAGGTTCAAAGATCATACTGACATCTAGAAACTTAGATGTTTGTCGGGCCATGAAGACTGATGTTGAAGTTAGAGTGGATGTTCTTGGTGACGAAGAGTCCTGGAAATTGTTTAGTCAAAATGCCGGTGAAGTAGCCAGTTCAGATTACATCAAACCATTCGCTGAGGCAATTTCTAAAGAATGTAAGGGGTTGCCTTTGGCTATCATAACCATGGGAACAGCCATGAGAGGAAAGACAATGGTCAAGCTGTGGAAGCATGCTCTGAATGAGTTGCGAAGATCAGTGCCATGTATCAAAGGCATTGAAGATAACGTCTACAAGCCTGTAAAATGGAGTTATGATTccttggaagataagaaaatcaaatccTGTTTCCTATACTGCTCTTTGTTTCCTGaggatttttcaattgaagtAGACGAACTAGTGTGGTGCTGGTTGGCTGAAGGGTTACTAGAAGAGCAAGAAAATTATGAGGATTCAATCAACAGGGGAATAGCTTTGATAGAAAGCCTGAAGGACAATTGCTTGTTGGAAAATGGTCACCATAAAGGCACTGTGAAAATGCATGATGTTGTTCGAGATGTTGCTATATGGATTGCATACTCATTGGAGACTACATGTAAATCCCTTGTTCGTTCAGGGGCTGGCCTGAGCGAGATTTCAGAGATCGAGTTCCTGAATTCTCTTAGAAGAGTTTCTTTCAtgaataacaaaataacaagGTTGCCTGACTGTGAGATTCAATGTTCAGAGACCTTAAGTTTACTACTTCAAGGAAATCTTCCCCTTGATAGAGTGCCTCAAAGATTCCTTCAAGGATTTCCATCACTCAGAGTCTTAAATTTGAGTGGAACCCGTATCCAGTCACTGCCTCTTTCCCTTCTTCAACTACATGATCTTCGTTCTCTAATTTTAAGGGGCTGCTACTATCTTGAAAACTTACCCCCACTTGGAGGCCTGAGTAAACTTCAAGTACTTGATGTATGTGCCACTAGTATCAGAGAATTGCCCAGAGGGATAGAAGAATTGAGTAACATAAGGCAGTTAAATCTCTCCCGGACTCATTATCTCAAAACAATCCAAGAAGGAATCATATCCAGCTTGACTTCTTTGGAAATTCTAGACATGACACTCAGTAATTATCATTGGGGACTGAAAGGAGAGGTAGAAGAGGGAGAAACAAGTTTTGAGGAGCTGGGATGTCTAGAACGTTTACTCATCTTATCCATTCGATTGAAAGGCCTTCCACCGCCAGGCTCTGAAGGTCTTACCTggataaatagattaaaaagaTTCCAGTTTTTTATAGGTCCAACAGCAAACTCCTTGCCAACTAAACATGACAAAAGGAGGGTGACAATCGGTAGCCTTGATCTTTCAGGCGAATGGGTTGGTTGGTTTCTGACTAATGCAAGTTCGTTTATCCTGAATCATTGTTGGGGACTAAATGAAATGCTTGAAACCTTAGTCATATACAGCGTTGATCAGTTTACCGGTTTGAAGTCTCTAACCATTGCAAGTTCCAACAGCAGCTTAAGGCCAGAAGGAGGATGTGCCGCCCATTATGATCTGCTACCAAATTTAGAAGAACTTCATCTCCATGACCTCACTTATTTGGAGAGCATTTCAGGACTAGTTGGTCATCTCGGACTCAGATTTTTAAGACTTAAATCAATGGTTGTGACACACTGTCCTCGTTTGAAATATCTTCTTGCTTGTGGTGGCTTCATTCTAGACCTTCCAAATCTTGAACTGATAAGGGTAAACTTCTGCAACAATTTGGTTGAgctatttcattattattcagAGCAAAGGTTCCCTCCAGAACCTGTTGTTCCAAAGCTGCAGACATTGGAACTGAAGTATCTTCCCAAGCTAAGGAATCTTTGCAGACACAACGAACCGTGGCAGAGTCTAGAGCACATTGAAGTGATCAAGTGCAATCTGCTCAGGAAGTTGCCTCTCGTTGATCAAAATGCAAATGGTATCAGAGAAATAAAAGGAGAGTTGCAGTGGTGGAGCCAATTGGATTTTGACCAGGATACCAGATCAAGTCTACAGCCCATCTTCAGACAGGCAGATATGGAGCTAAAACCAATGGAGATGCAGAAAATAGATGGAACAGTTTTGTATCATTga